Proteins co-encoded in one Rattus rattus isolate New Zealand chromosome 5, Rrattus_CSIRO_v1, whole genome shotgun sequence genomic window:
- the Dipk1b gene encoding divergent protein kinase domain 1B isoform X2 has protein sequence MRRLRRLVHLVLLCPFSKGLQGRLPGLRVKYVLLVWLGIFVGSWMVYVHYSSYSELCRGHVCQCDQYQKGIISGSVCQDLCELQKVEWRTCLSSAPGQQVYSGLWQDKEVTIKCGIEEALNSKAWPDAVPRRELVLFDKPTRGTSIKEFREMTLSFLKANLGDLPSLPALVDQILLMADFNKDSRVSLAEAKSVWALLQRNEFLLLLSLQEKEHASRLLGYCGDLYLTESIPHGSWHGAVLLPALRPLLPSVLHRALQQWFGPAWPWRAKIAIGLLEFVEELFHGSYGTFYMCETTLANVGYTATYDFKMADLQQVAPEATVRRFLQGRHCEQSSDCIYGRDCRAPCDRLMRQCKGDLIQPNLAKVCELLRDYLLPGAPADLYEELGKQLRTCTTLSGLASQVEAHHSLVLSHLKTLLWREISNTNYS, from the exons GGCCGGCTCCCAGGCCTCAGGGTCAAGTATGTCTTGCTGGTCTGGCTGGGCATCTTCGTGGGCAGCTGGATGGTCTATGTGCACTACTCATCCTATTCAGAGCTCTGCCGAGGGCACGTCTGTCAG TGTGACCAGTACCAGAAGGGCATCATCTCGGGCTCTGTCTGCCAGGACCTGTGTGAGCTGCAGAAGGTGGAGTGGAGGACCTGCCTGTCTTCAGCCCCAGGCCAGCAG GTGTACAGTGGGCTCTGGCAAGACAAAGAGGTGACCATCAAATGTGGCATTGAAGAGGCGCTGAACTCCAAGGCCTGGCCAGATGCAGTCCCGAGGCGGGAGCTGGTGCTGTTTGACAAGCCCACCAGGGGTACCTCCATCAAAGAGTTTCGGGAGAtgaccctcagcttcctgaag GCTAACTTAGGAGACCTGCCCTCCCTGCCAGCGCTGGTTGACCAGATACTTCTTATGGCGGACTTCAACAAGGACAGCAGGGTATCCCTGGCAGAAGCCAAGTCCGTGTGGGCCCTGCTGCAGCGCAATGAGTTCCTGCTGCTGTTGTCCCTTCAGGAGAAGGAGCATGCTTCCCGGCTGCTGGGCTACTGCGGGGACCTCTACCTTACTGAGAGCATCCCTCACGGCTCCTGGCACGGGGCAGTGTTGCTGCCTGCCTTGCGCCCCCTTCTACCGTCTGTGCTACACAGGGCTCTCCAGCAGTGGTTTGGACCTGCATGGCCATGGCGTGCAAAGATCGCCATTGGCCTGTTGGAATTTGTAGAGGAGCTCTTCCATGGTTCCTATGGTACCTTCTACATGTGTGAGACTACACTTGCCAATGTGGGGTACACAGCCACCTACGACTTCAAGATGGCTGACCTGCAGCAGGTGGCCCCAGAGGCCACTGTGCGTCGCTTCCTTCAGGGCCGCCACTGTGAGCAGAGCTCTGACTGCATCTATGGACGAGACTGCAGGGCGCCATGTGACAGGCTCATGAGGCAGTGCAAGGGTGACCTCATCCAGCCCAACTTGGCCAAGGTGTGCGAGCTGCTGAGGGACTATCTGCTGCCCGGAGCCCCTGCGGACCTTTATGAGGAGCTGGGCAAACAGCTTCGCACATGCACCACACTGAGTGGACTGGCCAGCCAGGTTGAGGCTCACCATTCTCTGGTGCTTAGCCACCTTAAGACCTTACTCTGGAGGGAGATCTCCAACACCAACTACTCTTAA
- the Dipk1b gene encoding divergent protein kinase domain 1B isoform X1, whose product MRRLRRLVHLVLLCPFSKGLQGRLPGLRVKYVLLVWLGIFVGSWMVYVHYSSYSELCRGHVCQVVICDQYQKGIISGSVCQDLCELQKVEWRTCLSSAPGQQVYSGLWQDKEVTIKCGIEEALNSKAWPDAVPRRELVLFDKPTRGTSIKEFREMTLSFLKANLGDLPSLPALVDQILLMADFNKDSRVSLAEAKSVWALLQRNEFLLLLSLQEKEHASRLLGYCGDLYLTESIPHGSWHGAVLLPALRPLLPSVLHRALQQWFGPAWPWRAKIAIGLLEFVEELFHGSYGTFYMCETTLANVGYTATYDFKMADLQQVAPEATVRRFLQGRHCEQSSDCIYGRDCRAPCDRLMRQCKGDLIQPNLAKVCELLRDYLLPGAPADLYEELGKQLRTCTTLSGLASQVEAHHSLVLSHLKTLLWREISNTNYS is encoded by the exons GGCCGGCTCCCAGGCCTCAGGGTCAAGTATGTCTTGCTGGTCTGGCTGGGCATCTTCGTGGGCAGCTGGATGGTCTATGTGCACTACTCATCCTATTCAGAGCTCTGCCGAGGGCACGTCTGTCAGGTGGTGATC TGTGACCAGTACCAGAAGGGCATCATCTCGGGCTCTGTCTGCCAGGACCTGTGTGAGCTGCAGAAGGTGGAGTGGAGGACCTGCCTGTCTTCAGCCCCAGGCCAGCAG GTGTACAGTGGGCTCTGGCAAGACAAAGAGGTGACCATCAAATGTGGCATTGAAGAGGCGCTGAACTCCAAGGCCTGGCCAGATGCAGTCCCGAGGCGGGAGCTGGTGCTGTTTGACAAGCCCACCAGGGGTACCTCCATCAAAGAGTTTCGGGAGAtgaccctcagcttcctgaag GCTAACTTAGGAGACCTGCCCTCCCTGCCAGCGCTGGTTGACCAGATACTTCTTATGGCGGACTTCAACAAGGACAGCAGGGTATCCCTGGCAGAAGCCAAGTCCGTGTGGGCCCTGCTGCAGCGCAATGAGTTCCTGCTGCTGTTGTCCCTTCAGGAGAAGGAGCATGCTTCCCGGCTGCTGGGCTACTGCGGGGACCTCTACCTTACTGAGAGCATCCCTCACGGCTCCTGGCACGGGGCAGTGTTGCTGCCTGCCTTGCGCCCCCTTCTACCGTCTGTGCTACACAGGGCTCTCCAGCAGTGGTTTGGACCTGCATGGCCATGGCGTGCAAAGATCGCCATTGGCCTGTTGGAATTTGTAGAGGAGCTCTTCCATGGTTCCTATGGTACCTTCTACATGTGTGAGACTACACTTGCCAATGTGGGGTACACAGCCACCTACGACTTCAAGATGGCTGACCTGCAGCAGGTGGCCCCAGAGGCCACTGTGCGTCGCTTCCTTCAGGGCCGCCACTGTGAGCAGAGCTCTGACTGCATCTATGGACGAGACTGCAGGGCGCCATGTGACAGGCTCATGAGGCAGTGCAAGGGTGACCTCATCCAGCCCAACTTGGCCAAGGTGTGCGAGCTGCTGAGGGACTATCTGCTGCCCGGAGCCCCTGCGGACCTTTATGAGGAGCTGGGCAAACAGCTTCGCACATGCACCACACTGAGTGGACTGGCCAGCCAGGTTGAGGCTCACCATTCTCTGGTGCTTAGCCACCTTAAGACCTTACTCTGGAGGGAGATCTCCAACACCAACTACTCTTAA